The following nucleotide sequence is from Trifolium pratense cultivar HEN17-A07 linkage group LG2, ARS_RC_1.1, whole genome shotgun sequence.
TTCATTGTTTTATCAGCCTTTATCATAGTTTTCTGTTTTGTATAATGCTTGTGGATTTGTTGATATATATAACTGGTTcctactttaattttttttcagttGTGTAATCAAATTTGGAATATTTCATTGATTTTACTGAGTAAGtcatttgttcaaattttcaGCAACTATGTTCCAACAACTATTCACTAATTTTAAgtcatttacttattttttaagcaattatttcatcaattttaagtcatttatttaattttcagCTACTATTTCATGGATATTGTTTATGTATCTGTCCAAAAATACCGAATAATGGCCATCCTGCAATGTGCTATACGGCTATCCTAGTTTTGGGGTTGGGCGCTATACACCGCTATCTGGGATTAACAACCTAGTTACTTGTTTGAGAtttattcttttgttttctttgcaGATATCATTTTTGCAATTTAAATCATGACTTTACTGGAACTCATTAAGGATGCTTCTGTGAATTCTAAATCACTTGATTTGCATTCGGACTATCCAGTCGTTCTCAATCCAGATCTTATTTTGCCTAATTTGAAGTCTGAACTTAAAGATGAATCTTCCTCATACCCTATTAAACCCCTTACTGGATGGCAAATTTCACAAACTGATACGGAAATCATTGAGATCAACAAAAAGTTTCTCGAAGAGCTTAAAAGAAAGGTCAAGGGTACCAATAATTTGAAGAAGGATGAGTTTATTGGTAGTTTGATTTCCTATCTTGAAAACATTAGGGAGAAAGTTGGGTTTTCGATTGAGACTGGTGATTCATCTGGTAGTGCTTATTGCAAGATCTTGATTGACAAACTTGGATCTTTCGTGGGTAAAGATGTTGCTGGCCTGATTTTGGATGGGTGTGTTTCTTTGGAGATATGGGAATTAGTTGAAGCTTTGATTGTTAAAGGTGTTATTGTGAATTCTTGTTATTCAAACCTGGTTGCTAAGTTAGTCGAGAAAAAGAGGTCTGACTTGATCTGTTTGTGTTGTAAGCATGCTTTTGATCTTGGTTCTTCAGAAATATTCGCCATTTTGAGATACTTTCTTTCTCCATCCAAAGATGCTTATAACTCTACGCTATCTGTAAAGAAGGAGTGGGAGAGCCAAGCAACGTTGGCCGTTGAGAAAGCAAGTGATAGCAACCTCAAGGTAAAGAATTTGCTTGTTGCAAAGGAGGCTTCCATTTTGTTTATGATAGCATATGATGGTTTCTCTGCGCCTGAACTTTGTTTGCATTATTTGATTGCATCACCAAACATCAACAATGCGATGTTATCCCCTGCATTCAATAAGTTGAATGGAAAAGAGTTGTTGAATTTGATTCGCTATTTAGGAAAGTGGTTGAAGAAATATGAGAGATTTCCGCAAGCTGGTCCATGTCCGAAAGCCTCATCGGCTTTAGGTTTGAAGGCTTGCGATTGGATTCCTAAACTTGATGATGTTGTAAAATGTCTTGGTTTGGTGCTTGATGAGAATTTTTCTTCATTGGTGTTACATCCACAGTTTCATGAAGAGCTGAGATCAATTGAAGGACTAGTTAGTTGTTTAACAGCTGAAGCCAAAACTTGTTACATGATGACTGTTGTAACCGACAAACTAAAGATCGAAGTAACAAGAGGCGGTAAGTCCCTTCCAGTTATTGCTTTTGATGTAGTtagtattttttgttaattatccCGAATGGATTAATGATAATGACCAAACTCATGTCTAACTGTATCCTCATATTGGGATTTAATCTCTATTAACCTTTGATCCATATTCTCAAATAAGAATCTACTGTATGTAAATATATCGGTCAACTTCTTTAAATGTAAGAGGTACTTTAGTCCATGCACTGTTGATTTGACTCGACTTCTATTTGCACCGGCACATGCAGTGGATTGCATCTTACTATCTAACAATATTCCATTAAACCTCAACTTGTTTTTGTGTATCCTCTCTCTGAGTTTATTCTTTAATGGGCTAATGCAATTTAGTGTTATATTTGCAGGGGACAAATTGATCTGAACATTCGCTCAGTGTATGACTAATTATTCTATGAAGACTGCAAATTAAAGGAAGAGATTTGTGTTGTGGTGAGTAAGCTAGCTAGTTCTTTAATTCATTTAGCTTGGAAGTTTATTGTGTACTTCAATCGACACCCGCAGGTAAACTTGGCATTTTCCGTAATGGGAGAGTTCAATCATGTgtaataggaaaaaaaattgtgatgatCCGGTAGTGGTTAAAACTCGAGCAGGCCCAGGCTAACAGGCTGAACTGCATCTGTAACCGTTCCTGTTGCAATTTTGTTCACTGTGGCAAAACTGTATTCATAACTTGTTTTTGTTAGTTTCACTTTTTGGTAGCTTAATTTTTGGTTGATTTTTACTTGGGTTTGTGTTTCTCTGTCTGATTCCTTTGGGCAATATAAGGCATGGGTTAATGATGATGACAATGTTGGCTATTTACTCTTACTTTAATTGGTATTTAAAGTTAAATAGAGAAAGAGATGGAAATTTGGAAttgaatatttttgtttatactACTCCATTCAAACACTAGATGCATGATGTAGGAACAGGAACAAGCAGTTTCTTTGGAACAAAGACTAGGACTTGGCTTTTAACAATGAGATGTTTTGTATGGTTAATTGTCTAAGCATTTTTGGGGTTTTCTTGTTGAATGCATTTTTCTCGTTGCTTTAGTTGGTTtacatatttttgtttcatgGAATCCTGGAAACTAGAAGAAAAGATCTGTGGTGCTTGTTGGCGCTGTATAGGAGAGTCGAGTCACATAAAAAGGCATTTATATTTATGGCGTTTATGCTAACATAAACTCAGAATCATGGGTGATGTAAACCCCACGCACACCACTTGCTGTAACCTTAGCGCTTCAATTGTGCATTGCGTTACGTTACCATGCATAGCGTGGTGTCCATCTATATTCCTAAACTCATGTAAAAACCAAACAAGACTTGCACGAACAGGACAACCAAAAAATATGGAAAAGGTTTCTCATCACAAAATGATGATAATTTCagaattttgtttgtttgtaagATTTTAGAGGAGTATTTTAGAATTGATATGCAATCCATGCTCGCATATATCTGGAACATTCTTGGAGCTATACCAATCAAGCCTCACTCATAATTAATTACTACATAGGTAAAACGTAAGCACCGCCGAACATAATGGTACAAGaataagggtgcgtttgatttgctaaaaaacaggggactggacaggataatttttgttgtactctgtttgatttgaaatttgttatgggactggacaaattagatagcaagggacaggacaaaaacaagattttttgtccctcactaaaccacgggacaactttttgtccacagtacaaatataaaaaatacgaaaatacccattttattttcgaatataaaaatattatcgtcctatATCTTTCCAGTAAAAGTTTGTCCTGtcatgtattatcttgttctgtactgttctgtccagtcctTGCTGTTTTatgaatcaaacgcaccctaagaCAAATAATGTAGACCAAAGATTAAGTTACTATTCCATGAGTCCTAGCTCGATCAacaaaaatgttgaaattgttaGGCTGGACATCATGACCCGAATTAGAACttggatctcacaattatatgtgagtttaattttagtGGATTATTAGTTtatcacttcatctaagacaaaaaaaattaagttattgAGCAAACTTTGTCTTGTATGACGATGAtgtttgacaaataaaaaaggTATTAtgatattttagatattttaaaaaatattgtacgATCATTcaattctatatattttttattatgttataaaGTATAAAATTTTCACAGCCGTTAACACATTTAATTATGacatttgcaatttttttttaatcaagacatttacaaaaatatatctaCAAGTTTTTTTGAGGAAAAAATATATCTACAATTATTTATGCAtcgaaatgtttttttttttatatgcaaaattgaattataaggagtacaaggtgcactcaacccttacaattcaaacgaAAATCATTAGATGCAATCAATGCAAACTAACGGATCGTTACACCAatcaaaaaatacaaaagaagtATTAACTCCCAAacgacctataaaccaaaatcaAGAAATAAAGATAATTTGATCTATCAAAGCATCCAAATTAAACACATCTCCTCGAAACACAATATTATTCCGAGTACGCCATATGCTACAAGTAGTTGCTAACCAAATGACATGACGAGTTTTAGCAAGTCTCTTACTCATCACCAAATCACCAAAAGATATGAAGTGCTTCCACCCTTAATCACGTGTAACCAATTTCTCCCTCTGGACTAAAatcataatttaaatattgtatgtatttgattgatatttggactagatacatatacttatttatttatatttaagtatAAAATAgtaaactatataaaaaaaactgcaagtaaaatataattaaattcatcaacaataaattaaatcaaGAGGTAAGGAATTTAAACCTCTTAGGCAAAttcaatttctaatttttttgtataaaatttttttagttgaaacaaaataatctACCTAACAATGATGAAAATTTCGTACCGATTTAACATGATAAAAAaacttgataaaaaatataaaccaaacCAACAAAGACTTAAATTTTATAGTTCTCCAAATATCTATCTCTTATCCTCCACACCAAACGAaccataaaattttataaattttcctGCCAATAAATTTTAACGTTACTTTTGTGGTTTTctacattttatataaaaaaaatgtacattttttatttcttttaacaaaaacttcacatattttttttgttgtgttttttttttacttttaattccTCTTTAAATACAAGTGGCAAACTCGTTTATGCCATACCAACCAAGATTGAGACACTCTTCTTCACTCTTTTCTTTTCCTCTTGCATTTCAATTCCCACAGCACAACACAAGCATCATCAAAACGGAGGAAAATAAGAGAGCAAGttgcagcagcagcaacagcaaCAGGAGAAAAATGCGGCTATCTTACGTTTGTGAGGGACAAGAGAAGGAATTAGGAAGACAACAAGCACCTGGTTTTTGTCCTTACTGTGGTGGCAAAGTTGAAGCCATGGATGTTGAGGTTCAATCCAAGCTCTGTTTCTTACCTATGTGTTTTCAGATCAAGAGGAAATACTTTTGTACTCTCTGTTCTCGACGCTTAGAAATTTTGTATAATTAAactatgtttaattaatttcttgTCATAATTGGTCACATGATTAATAATTAGAGATCAAAAATAACTTTagtcttttaatttttgtttatgttgatgattaaTTATCATATTGTTTGTTCTTCTTGGAACTAATAATAAGTCTAATATACTAGTATGTTTAAccgttacaaaaaaaataggcCCCATATTGAGTACTTTTCTTTTGTATTATTGTTTGCATGTTGAGTTTGAATCAAATCAAAGCTTGTGGAGCCATAGATCCAGATAAACACTAGTATGTGGAAGGCTTAAAATTAGTACAGTGTCTTTTTTGTTGTCTTTTTGGGACCAAACAATTATTGTGGAAATGACTGGTGATAAATGTGGATCATTGGAAATTAAACATTGTTATGGTCCCTTTGTGCCTCGGTTTCTGGTAGCAGTTTCTGGTTTGTGATACTATTAGAGTGGTTTTTTTTTCGTGGGAATCACCAAATCACTGCATCAATATTAGTGTGTTGGTAAGTATGGTTTGATGGTGTTGgtgttgttttttttcttgTGTTAGTTTAGTTGCCAGCTCAGTTCTTTCTCTGCTAGtgcagtttttgttttttgttgtacTATTTTTGGATATGTCTTATACTTTGAGTTAGTGTTTTAATAAAGTTTTGCTattttaagccactaggtttagtGGCGggagatttgggtagtatgttataggttctgagttcgatccccagctcattataaaccaaaaaagttttgctattttttttagaaaaatacttACAAAATTGACACGTAAGATAACATATTTTGAGATCATAGTACTTCACATGACGCAACTCTTGAATACTTTGTGCAAATTTGAACCCCCGAGTGTAGGTTGCTAAACTCGACTTGGTTTAGCTACGCTATGGCAAAGACCATCATCTTTAATTGGCAGCAGCTGCATCTTCGGCTCCCAACGCGTTCAAATCTGTCTCGCAGATGCTCTCTCTTAGCAACGCGCGATATGGCCTGACTGTTTTGCTCCATTCATCAGGAAATTGAATCTCATCTGTTTGTTACTTGGTCGACGGTTGCAGCGATTTGGACAGAGATATTTAAGTGGCTCGGGCtggaaattaaatgcaatttatatttaatttcacgagaataaataaaaagtaaattttcgtTAGCTCCACACTAATAAGGACTTATTTAACTCATCCAAGTTTGTTTctttgtcaaaataatttaaCGGCCgaaattttatcttttgaattgagtaattgaaagaaaaataaaaaaattcaataccaattttatatattgacaatatttttatcaactTAATTATGTTCAAATACCTACCAAATGAGTTATGTTGACGGTGCAACTCATCAAAAGTTTTTatgtaataaaacaaaatagtaACAAATGAATCATGAAATTGTTTATTGAATTCATACTTTCTTAAAATGGAACACTGTGGACCTTATCACTATATTTATTTCCGGATATGTTACATAGTCATTTTCCATCACAACTACGGTTTCATACCACTTACATAAATGGAAAAACAGTGATCTAAGCTTCACAAAAAAAGTGTCTTGTTTGTGTTGCTCTAAATGGTAACACACTAGTACACACGTTCTATCTTACAACAGCCAAACCAAAATCTTGATGCTGTATCATTACTGGAAACaaatta
It contains:
- the LOC123906048 gene encoding uncharacterized protein LOC123906048 yields the protein MPYQPRLRHSSSLFSFPLAFQFPQHNTSIIKTEENKRASCSSSNSNRRKMRLSYVCEGQEKELGRQQAPGFCPYCGGKVEAMDVEVQSKLCFLPMCFQIKRKYFCTLCSRRLEILYN
- the LOC123906047 gene encoding uncharacterized protein LOC123906047, whose product is MTLLELIKDASVNSKSLDLHSDYPVVLNPDLILPNLKSELKDESSSYPIKPLTGWQISQTDTEIIEINKKFLEELKRKVKGTNNLKKDEFIGSLISYLENIREKVGFSIETGDSSGSAYCKILIDKLGSFVGKDVAGLILDGCVSLEIWELVEALIVKGVIVNSCYSNLVAKLVEKKRSDLICLCCKHAFDLGSSEIFAILRYFLSPSKDAYNSTLSVKKEWESQATLAVEKASDSNLKVKNLLVAKEASILFMIAYDGFSAPELCLHYLIASPNINNAMLSPAFNKLNGKELLNLIRYLGKWLKKYERFPQAGPCPKASSALGLKACDWIPKLDDVVKCLGLVLDENFSSLVLHPQFHEELRSIEGLVSCLTAEAKTCYMMTVVTDKLKIEVTRGGDKLI